The region TCTGCAAGGGAGCGACCTCGGGGCGTCACGGACTCAAAGATTTTACGGCGCTGGCCAATCATGCTCTGTGCCTTCTGTCCAAAACCCTCGAAAAAATTGGAATTTTTATTGATCCTTGACGCAAATTCCAGGCTCTATTGAAGAGCATCCGTCAAGGACGGTATAAATTTCTACGGTCTGTCCGCTTGATGCTGAAGCGACGACGATCCCGAGCCAAGAATGATTCCAGCCCCGCGAACGAGTCCCCCCCTCCTCCCTCGACGAGGGGTCTGGGGAGGCTCGCCTCCCCAGCCTTCCCTTTCCCTTCGCCCCCGCCCTACCCCTCCCTGATCCGCACCGCGAACCTATTGCGGTTACGCCCCTCGGTGCGCTCGTAGGCAAAGCGATCGACGCCGTCCATGGCGAGCATGATACCGAGACCGCCTTCCTCGCGGTCGTCGAGGGGCTGGGCGAGATCCTCGTCAAGGGGGGGATCCAGGGAAGCCGGGTCGAAGGGGACGGCGTCGTCCTCGAGGGTGACGATGATGTCGCCGTCCTCGAGAGTGAGGGTGAGGTCCAGGACGCCGGAGAGGCCATTTTCCTGGTAGCCGTGCACAATGATGTTGGTGGCCACCTCATCGACGGCCAGCATCAGACGGTAGGCTTGGGCGGAGGAGAGGCCCGCCGCGACGGCGCTCTGTTTGACCAGATCGCGCACCGGGGCGAGCGAGTCCAAGACCGCAGGGAATCGGGCGGAAGACAAGGCACGGGCCTCCCCGGGGCTGGTCAGGCCGGGGCCTGATCGACGATGAACACGCTGTGATGGAAGCCGGTTTTTTCCAGGGTATCGACGATGGCCGGTTGGGGCTTGACGACATAGATATCAACGCCGGTGCCCAGCTTTTGCTTGGCGAAGATCAGAACGCGCAGGCCGGCCGAGGCCATAAAGCTAAGGTTGGCGACTTCCAGGACGAGGCGGGTGGGACCGAGGCCGGCGAGTTTTTCGATTTCGCCTTTGAAGGCGGGGGCCGATCCGGCATCGAGTTCGCCGGTCAGGGTCAAGGTCGCGGTGGTCCCGGCGAAACCGGCGGCAATCTCCAAGCTCATGATCACTTCCTTATTCTTGAGGGTCAGCGGCCGACGAGAAGCACGACGGAGCGGGGGCCGAGCAGCATGTGCGCTTGGTCGGTCAACAGGGGCTCTTGGCCCAGGGGATGGGCGTCTTCGGGCGAAGGCAGACCGGTATTGATGACCGCATGCCAGCGCCGCCCCGGGCGAGGCTGGGGCAGGTCGAACCACAGCCCCTCCCAATAGGTGTTGACGGCGAGATAAACATCATCGTCGGCGCCGCCGGGGGCGTAGGCGCCGCAGAGCAGGACGGCGAGAGCGCGGCTCCAGCCGGCCCATTCGGGACGCCAAGCCTGGGTGCCGTGGAAGCTGATGTCGGGCAGGCCGACCTGGGCGTCATCGCGGTGGACGAAGTGATGGCGCCGACGCAACACCGGATGCGCCTTGCGAAAGGCGATGAGGGTTCGGGTAAAGGCGAGCAGGCCGGCGTTTTTCTCGACCAGGGTCCAGTCGAACCAGGACAGGGCGTTGTCGTGGCAATAGGCGTTGTTGTTGCCGTTTTGGCTGCGGGCCACTTCATCGCCCGAGAGGATCATGGGCACGCCCTGACTGACCAGAAGCAAGGTGAGGGCGTTGCGCATTTGGCGGGAGCGCAGGGCGTTGATCTCGGGATCCGAGGTGGGGCCTTCGGCGCCACAGTTCCAACTGTTGTTGTCGTTGGCCCCGTCGTTATTGTTTTCGCCGTTGTCCTCGTTATGCTTGCCGTTATAGGAAACGAGATCGCACAACGTAAAGCCATCGTGGCAGGTAATGAAGTTGATGCTGGCGGTGGCGCCGCGATACCAATAGAGGTCCGGCGAGCCTTGCAGGCGCTGGGCCAGGGCGCCCATGCCCTCGGCGCCGATCAGGACCTTGCGCAGGTCGTCGCGATACTTGCCGTTCCACTCGCCCCAGCGGCCGTAATTGGGGAAGGAACCGACCTGATAGAGGCCGCCGGCGTCCCAGGCCTCGGCAACCAGCTTGCAGCGGGCCAAGATGGGGTCGTGAGCCAGACTTTCGATCAAGGGCGGGTTGGCCAGCGGGGCTCCGTTTTGGTCGCGACCCAAGATGGCGGCGAGATCGAAGCGGAAGCCGTCGATGTGGTATTCTGCGGCCCAATAGCGCAAGCAGTCGATAACCATGCCGCGCACCACGGGATGATTACAGTTGAGCGTATTGCCGCACCCTGAAAAGTTATAATACCAGCCCTCGGGAGTCAGCATATAATAGGTCTTGTTATCGACACCCCGGAATGAAATGGTCGGGCCGCGATGGTCGCCCTCGGCGGTATGATTAAAAACCACGTCGAGCATCACTTCGATGCCGTGGCGGTGGAGGTCTTTGACCAGGGTCTTTAACTCGTCCACCTGCATGCCATACTTGCCGGTGGCGGCATAGCCGGCCTTGGGGGCAAAAAAGCCCAGGGTGGAGTAGCCCCAGTAGTTGAGCAGAACCTCCCCCGTGTCGGGATGGCGGCGGCTGTTTTCCCATTCATCGAACTCGAACAGCGGCATCAGCTCAATGCAGTTGACGCCCAGCTCGACAAGGTAGGGGATCTTTTCGCGCAGCCCGGCATAGGTCCCGGGCGCCTTGACCCCGGACGATGGGTGGCAGGTGAAACTGCGCACGTGGGCTTCGTAGATGATCAGATCCTCGGTGGGGAGTTCGAGAGGTTTGTCGTCCTCCCAATCGAAGTCTTCAAAGACCAGCCGTGAGCGGTGGGGATAGACATCCTCCCAATCGGGGGGAGCGCGCCAGACATCGCGCCCGCCGATGGCCCGGGCGTAGGGGTCGCCAACGATGGCCTTGGGGTTGAACCGATGGCCGGCCTCGGGATCCCAGGGCCCGTCGAAGCGATAGCCGTATTCGATTTCCTCGACATCCAGGCCGAACACCGTGATCGACCACGTGTTGCCAGTGCGAAAGGCCGGTGGGATCGGCAGCTCGGCTAGGGGGGCGGGGGCGTGCTTGCCAAACAAAACCAGGGTGCAGGCGGTGGCGTGGTTGGAAAAAATCGAAAAGTTAACGCCCCCCGGCACCAAGGTCGGGCCAAAGGGCATGGGCCGGCCGGCCCGCACCCGATAGCCGGCGATCTCGTGGGTGGGATAGTAGTCGATGCGCTCGCCGGTCATGACTGCCCCCGCAACTGGGCCACCGCCGCCTCGGGCGTATCGGCCAGGGTGAAGAAGCCGATGAAGCCGGTGTGGCTCATGACGTCACGGATGTCCTCGCTCACCCCCACCAGGGCGATGCGGCCTTTTTGGGCCTGGAACTGGCGGTACAAGGTCAAGAGCATGCGCAAGCCGGCGCTCGACATGTAGTCCACCCGGGCCAAGTCTAAAATCACCTGAGCGAGGGGGGCGACAACGGGCAAGATCTCGGCTTGCAACTCGGGGGCGGTCTTGCCATCAACGCTGCCCTCAAGGGCAATGACGGTGATCTCCTGGCATTGGGTCACGGCGAGGACCATCGTCCTTGTCTCCTTTCTTCCCGAGGGGGGGGAGAGAAGGCTGGGGAGGTGCGACCTCCCCAGACCCCTCGTTCCTTGGTGGCCCGTTAGTCGAGCCAGTTCACCGGGCTGACCTTGACCTTGACCCGCACCGGCCGGTCGGTCTGGGGCAAGGTGACGGTGAGGGCTTGGGCGTCGTAGGCGTCGTAGGGCTGATCGTCGATCAAGCATGCGCTGATGACGATGGAGCCCGGGGGCAGGATATCGGGGGCGACCCGCAAGACCCCCCCGAAGGCGCCGGGCTGGGGCTTGAAGTGCAGCCACAGCGGTTCGCGAGCGATCAAGAGGTTGATGTAGGTGGCCGAGAGCAAGCACAGCTCGGTCGAGTGGTAGCCGCTCATCGAGTGACTGCCCTTGAAGCGCTCGTTGCCCAGCAGATAGGGCAGGCCGTTCGCAAGCGTATTGAAGTAGACGGCGCCGTCGTCGTGATCGAGGAAGAAGGCATTGTAATAGGCGGCGGCCTCGCGGGCGTGACGGAGATATTCGTCGTCGCGCAGCACGCCGTGCATGATGAGGTAGCACAAGATGGCCTGCTCTTGCTGCCACCACGCCTTGCGATCGTGCCAGACGAAGCGGTGGTGACGACCGGCGGGCTTGGCGACCCGTTCAACCACGTCATACCAACCGCCACGCTGTTGGTCCGAGCCGGCGTTGGGCATCACCTCGGCGATCTTGCGGGCGAACTCGACGTACTCCGGCTTGGGCTTGAGCGAGTGCATGCGCATCAGGTTCCAGGCGATCTTCAGGTTATGCCCGACCACCGCGCGGTTTTGCTGCCAGCCCCAGCCCTGGTCATGGCTCCAGTCCTCGAAGAAACGCTCCTGGACGAAGGGGCTGTTATCGTAATCTGGGAAATAACGAGTAATGGTATCGAAGGTGTATTCAAGAAAATCGGCATGGGCTTTCTCACCGGTCGCCAGCCATAGGTTGATCAGGTACGCCGGCGCATGGTCACCGACCGAGTTCCAGTTCTTGCGCCCCTGGTTATGCTGTAAGGACGGGGCCCGGGGATCCAGAGTTACCGGGTCGATGTGGGAGAAGTAGCCGCCGCGTTCCGAGGAATCCTTGTAGTATTTCTCGAACAGTTCCATCGTATGGTCGATGTCGAAGCGGATCCGGGGATCCCCGGTCAGGCGATAGGTCTGGGTCGGGCCGGCCAGGGCGTAGATCTGCTCGTACATGGGGATGGCGTCGTAATCGTCGCCAAACTCCGAGGACAGCAGCTTGGTCTCGCGTTCCCCCTCCACCTTGATGCCGTGGTACCAGTAGATCAGGTCTTCGTCCTGATCGAAGAAGCGCATGTGTTCGCGCAGATACTCGGTTCCCTTTTCGGCGCCTTCCAGGAATTCTTCCCGGCCGGTCAGCATATAGGCCGAGGCAAAGCCGTAGACCAAGCGCGAAATGGTATCGGTTTCTTGCAGAAAGTCACCTTTCTTGGTCCCGGCGAGGTGCAAGATGGTGCGGTAGTTCTTGTAGTCGATGGGCTGGCGCGGCCAGTCGAACTGCCATTTCAGGTAAGAATGGGCAATTGACTCGATTTGGCGCAACCACCAGTTCGGTTCCTCGTGGCGGAAGCGCCCCGGGCCGTCTCCGGGAAAAACGATCCACTGCGCCTCGAACAACAAGACGCCGGCCGGATCGGGATAGAACGTTCCATAAACATACAGCATCTGGCGGTGCAGCGCGAGTAGCCGGTCCAAGGCCCCGGTCGCGTCCCGATAGTCCTCCTCCAGATTAAAAGTAAAGCGGGCAAAGGTTGTTGGCGTCAGGTGCACCGAAAAGGTCCGGCCGTCCGAGGTCCGCAGGCCAAACCGACGCTGCGCGCGGTCGTAGTCGGTGACGTACCCGGCAATCGTATCGGAAAAGGTGAAGTCCACACCCATGGCAATCACTCTCCGCTCGACAGGGCAACACGTCGGGCTGGCGTCCAACCCGTACTTGAATTCTGAAAGAAGATAACAACAGAAGAAATTGTAAGCAATAAAAAATAAGCCAGAGAAATTATATCATAATAAAAGTCAAAAGATTTGGTGCCGGAGCACGTCGTGTTCCAGCGAAGAGCGGGGCTTTTGATTCGGGAACACGGGGCTGCCGCCCCGGACCCCGCCTGGAGGCTGGCGCCTCCAGACCTCCTCTCTTTTTTATTAATTGATCCATTCTCTCCTCCCCTTCTTTGAAAAGCACACTTTTCAAAGAAGGGAAGGAGAGAATGGATCATAAACAAAGCCTCCAGGTGGGGTCCGGGGCGACAGTCCCCGCGTTCCCCGTCCCGCCCCCCGCTCAAAGCCAGCGCTTGCGGCGTTTAAACGACTTGAGGTTTTTGAACGACTTGCGGTGTTCCCCGCCGCCGCCGAGGTAGAATTCCTTGACGTCCTCGTTGTCCATCAGGCTGGCGGCCGGTCCGTCGAGGACGACCTTGCCGGATTCCATAATGTAGCCGGTCGAGGCGGCGCCCAGGGCCATTTTGGCGTTTTGCTCGACGAGCAAGAGAGTGATGCCCAGCTCGCGATTGAGGGTGCGGATGATGGAGAACACCTCTTTGACCAGCAGCGGCGACAGGCCCATCGAGGGCTCGTCGAGCAAGATGAGCTTGGGCCGCGCCATCATGGCGCGGCCGATGGCCAGCATTTGCTGCTCGCCGCCCGAGAGGTAGCCGGCCAAGCCGGTGCGCTCGCGCAGGCGGGGGAAGTAGTCGAGCACCATGTCGAGGTCGCTTTTGATCGCCTTGGCGCCGTCGCGCCGAGTGAAGGCGCCCAGGCGAAGGTTCTCGATGACGGTCATGTCCTCGACGATGCGCCGACCTTCCATGACCTGGAAGATGCCCTTACGCACGATGGTTTCGGGGTCGGCGTTGGCGATGCTCTCGCCCATGAAGGTGATTTCGCCCCGGGTCACCCGGCCGTTTTCGGTGCGCAGCAAGCCGGAGATGGCTTTTAAGGTGGTGGATTTGCCGGCGCCGTTGGGGCCGAGCAAAGTGACGATCTCGCCTTGGGGCACACTGAGCGAGACGCCGCGTAGCACCAAGATCACATCGTCGTAGATCACTTCGATGTTGTTGACGGTCAAAATCGGCTCGGCGGACGACGCCGGCGGGGGGACGGAAAGGGCGGCGGCGGACTCAAGCATGGCGGCTCCCACAACGAACCACGGGATACGAGGGGAGGAGAAGGGGGGCGCCCTTCTCCCCACGCTGAGGAAGAGGCTTAGTAGCCCAGCCACTCCGCGCGACGCGGCAAGGTGGTCTCGCCGATCTTTTTGACCGAGACCTTGCCGTCGCTAAACATGCCTTGATAGATGAAGGCGGTCATGGTGCCGCGATGATCTTCGGCCGTCCAGGTCGAGGGGATGCACACGCCTTCCAGGCCCTTGGGCACCCAGTTGGCCTGGGCATACATGCCCTTCTTGATGTTCTCGCCGGTGATACCGCCGTTGGCCTTGGCCCACTCCATGGCCTCCTTCATGTAGAAGGCCGAGCAGACGCCCCGGATGTAGTGGTGAGTCTGGGGACCGCGCCCGGCGGCGATTTCCTTGACCAACGCCATGCCCGGCACGTCGTCGTTCCAGAAGGCATTGGCGGCGACGAAGACATAGCCGTCGCCATCGGCGCCCATGGCCTCCAAGGTGGCTTCGTCACCGCCCCAAATGTTGGCCACGAACTTGACGTTGGTGCCGACCGTCTTGCACGACTTGACCAGCGACACGGTGGAGGGGCCGAGGTTGGCGACATACACGTAGTTGGCGCCGCTTTCCTTGATGGTCAGGCACTGGGCCTTGAAGTCACCGGGCTTGAGCGAGACCACCACGGGCGGGATCACGTCGAAGCCGAGTTCGGTGGCGTACTCGGCGCAGGCCTCGCGGGGCGCGTTGGGGTAGGGATGGTTATCCCCGGCGTGAATGAACTTCGGCCGCCCCTGCCCGCCGCTCGCCTTCCAGTCTTCGGCGGCCCACTGAGCCAGGGCCCGGCAGCCATCCGAGTAGCTGGGGCCATAAAAAAAGTTGTAGGGCGCCGACTTCTGGGTGCGCGGGCTCTTGCCGGTCGGATCGGTCAGGTGCCCCGAGTAGGAGGCCGACCACACCGGGATCTTGTCCTTGGCCACAAAGCCGATCAGGGCCTCGGTGTCGCCGGTGCCCCAGCCCTGCATAGCCACCATGTGGTTGCGGCTGACCCACTGCTTGTACTGGCTAATGGCGCGCGGCACCTCGTAGGCATAGTCCACGCTTTCGACATCGAGCGGCGTGCCGTTGATGCCGCCGTGGGTGTTGAAATACTTGAGCGTGTCGGCCACGCCGGCGCCGTAGAGCTTGCCGACAAAGCCGGTGGCCCCGGTAATGTCCATCAGGTGGCCGACAAACACCGGGTTCTCGGCCCGCGCCGAGGTGCTGCCCAGCGCGAGCGCCATGCCCGCCGCCAACCCCAAAGACGTCAACATCGTCTTCATACGGAAGTCCTCCCACTATGCCGGGGATTTTCCCCCCTGGCGTTTTTATGCCGCCCCGGAAAGGGGCGCGGTGCGGGGACCCGGGATCGGCCCGGATCCCCAAAGACTTAATGCGAGAACGGATACAGCGACCAATAGGCCCGGATGAGCCGCCAGCGGTGCGCCAGACCATCGGGCTCGAAGATCAAGAACAAGATGATCGCCGCGCCGATGGCCATTTCGCGCAAGAAGGCGAGGCCATTGACCAGAAAGGCTTGGTTGCCCCACGACGTGGTGGTAACGAGACTCACGCCGCCGGCCATCACTTCGGGCAGCAGCACCATGAAGATGGTGCCCAGCATGGCGCCTTTCACGCTGCCCAGGCCGCCAATGATGATCATGCCCAGAAACTGGATGGACAGCAAGATCGTGAAGGCTTCGGCCGACACATACATCAGGTAGTGGGCATACAAGGCGCCGCCAATACCCGCGTAGAAGGCCGCGATACCAAACGACATCACCCGGTACTTGGTCAGGTTGATGCCCATTACCTCAGCCGAGAGATAATGGTCGCGCACGGCAATGAAGGCCCGGCCGTCGCGGGTGCGCATCAGGTTGGAAGCCAGCACAAACAGCACGATGGCCACACTGAGCGCGAACAGGAAGTACTTTTGGTCGTTATCAAAGGCGATGCCGAACAGCTCGACGGCGTTCGCGGTCGAGCCGGCCGAGCCCCCGGTGAACCAGTCGAGGCGAACGAACAGGTCCTCGATGATGAACTGGGCTGCCAAGGTGGCAATGGCCAGGTACAAGCCCTTGATGCGCGCCGCCGGGGCGCCAAACAGCAAGCCCACCCCTGCCGTCATCACCCCGGCCATCGGAATGGCCAAGATCACCGGCAGGCCCACGGTGTTGTTGAGCCACGCCGAGGAGAACGCTCCCACACCAAAAAAGGCGGCATGGCCCAGCGAGATCTGGCCAGTGTAGCCCACCAAAATGTTAAGGCCGAGCGCGGCGATGCCATAGTAACAGAACTGGATGCCCAGCGAGAGATTGTAGCTGTCGGCGAACCAGCCCAGCACCGGGGCGTCGGCAAGGGCGGGCAGCATCAAGGGCAGCCCGACCAGCAGGTACAAGGCCCCAAGAAAGAGCACCATGGCCCAGCGGGTGGCCCGTGTATCGAACAGCGGGCTGTCGTCGCGGTAGGTGGTGCGGAAGTCTCCGCAGGGACGATAGGAAAAGCTCGCCATGTTGCGTTCTCACACCCGCTCGATCGTCTTGGTGCCAAACAAGCCGTAGGGCTTGATCACCAAGATGAGGATCAGCACCCAGAAGGGCACCACGGTCAGCATGTTCCCCCAGTGCAGGAACTGGCCATCGACAAACTCGGCGCCATTTTCCAGCAACCCGATGATCAGGCCGCCGGCCACCGCCCCCACAATGGAATCGAGACCGCCCAGGATCACCGCCGGGAACACCTTGATGCCAATGAAGGACAAGGCCGAGGACACACCGTTGACCATGCCCATGACCACGCCGGCCAAGGCACTGACCATGGCCGAGATGGCCCAGGCCAGGGCAAACACCCTTTTGACCGAAATGCCCAGCGACTGCGCCACCTGCTGGTTGAAAGCCGTGGCCCGCATGGCCAAGCCATAGCGCGAGAAGCGGAAGAAGTAATAGAAGCCCACCATGATGAGGATCGAGACCCCAAAGCTCATCAGGTAAGCGGTTTGGACATTAAGGCCCAGGATCGACACCACGTTGGTCTCGAAAATCGGCGGAAAAGCCTCGGCGCTCTGGCCAAACACCCAGTTGACCAGGGCGCGCATGAAGATCGACAGCCCGATGGTCACCATGATCACCGAGATGATCGGCTCGCCAATCATGGGGCGCAAGACAACCACCTGAAGGAGGATGCCAAACGCCATCATGAACACCAAGGTGAACAAGAAGCCCAGGATGAACGGAAGCTGAAGGTGGATGAGCAAGGACCAACACACCCAGGCCCCAATCAGCAAAAACTCACCCTGAGCGAAATTGACCACCTGCGTGGATTTGTAAATCAAGACGAAGCACATCGCGACGACACCATACAAGGTGCCGACAATCAGGCCGTTTAATAAGAGCTGAAACAGAAGTTCCCAGTTCAACGGCGTTTCTCCCTGGCATCCGGTTATGATTGAGGTGCGGGAGCTCGGCTCCCTCACCTTCCCCCGGCGGACCCCGCCGTTACAGGGTTTCCACCTTCAGACGTGTTTGAATCCGCGAGCGCGTGCCATCTTGGAAGGTGATGACCGTATCCACGTCCACCTCGGGGGCGCCGGAATACAACGCATCGATCTCTTTAGCGTATTTTTCGGCAATAACACCCCGGCGCACCTTGCGGGTGCGGGTCAGCTCGCCATCATCCGGGTCAAGTTCCTTGTAGAGCAGCAGGAACTTGCGCACTTGTTGTGCCGGCGGCAGCGTTTTATTGACCTGCTCCACCTCGGCGCGCAACAGCGCATAGACCTCGGGATGGGCCGCGAGATTGGTGTAACTGGTAAAGGCAATGGCGCGCTGCTCGGCCCACTTGGACACAATCGACCAGCGGAAGCACAAGATGGCCGACAGATAGGGCTTGTCACGCCCCAAGATCACCGCCTCGGCGATAAAGGGCGAGAACTTCAGCTTGTTCTCGATAAACTGCGGCGAGAACCGCACCCCGGCCGAGGTCGTCGCCAGATCCTTCACACGGTCGATCACGACCAAATGGCCGTTTTCGGGCTTGAGGTAGCCGGCATCGCCGGTGTGCAGCCAGCCGTCCTCAACGTCCTCGGCTTCGGCCATCTTGTAATAGCCGGCAAACAGGCCCTGGCTCCGGCCGACGATCTCACCAACCCCCTCGCTGTCGGGATTGGCAATCCGCACCGCGCTGCCGGCAAAGGCCACGCCCACGGTCTCGGGATCAATGTCGTCGCCCCGGTGGATGGTGTAGGCGCCCGACAGCTCGGTCTGACCGTAGAGCTGCTTCAGCGGCACCCCCATCGCATGAAAAAACCGGAAGGTGTCGGGCCCCATGGCGGCGCCCCCAGTGGCGGCGCTGGTCAGGAAGGTGAAGCCCAAGCGATCGCGCAGCGCCCGAAACAAGATGAACTCAGCCAGCCAGGACCGGCGGTTTTCAGCCAAGGCCTGGGTCCCCAGCTTCATGCCCAGCGCAAACATGCGTTGCTTGAAGGGCGAGGACTCCATCATGCGCGCCCGCACATCGGCGGCCAAGGATTCCCACACCCGCGGTGCCAGCAGCACGAACGAGGGGCCAATCTCGCGCAGGTCGGCCATGGTGGTGGCTTCTTCCTCGACAAAGTTCACCACCGTGCGCGCGATCAGGGCCTGCCCCACGGCATAGACTTGCTCCATGATCCACGGCAGGGGCAGCACCGACACATAGTTGTCGCCGGGCCCCTTGGGATCGGACTCCAGATAGTCCAAGCAGTGGCGCAAGAACGGCCCGGCCTGGATCATCGCCATCTTGGGCCGGCTGGTGGTGCCCGAGGTGGTGCACAGCATGGCCACCTCGTCTCCCGACCCGGCCGCCACTTCGCGGGCATACAAGCCCGGCTCGGCCCGGTCCAGATCCCGCCCCAGGGCCATCAAGTCTTCCTGGGAAATAAGGCGGGGGTCGTTGTATTTGCGCATGCCGCGTGGATCGCAGTACACGATATGACGCACCGTGGGCAGGCGATCTTCCAGGCCTAGGAGTTTATCGACCTGCTCCTCGTCCTCGGCGAACACCACCGTCGCCTCGGCGTAGGTCAGAAGATACTCGGCCTCTTCCTCCAGAACGTCCTTGTAAATCCCCAAGGACAGGCAGCCCAGGGCATGGGCGGCGATTTCGCCCCACACCCACTCGGGCCGGTTGGCGCCAAGCAGGGCCACCGCCTGTCCCCGGCGCACCCCCAAGCGGCGCAGGCCCAGGGCATACAAGCGCACGGTCTCGTCGTACTGGGCCCAGGTAAAAGGCGTCCACAGCCCAAACTCCTTTTCGCGCAGCGCCACCTCATCGGGCCAGCGCCGGGCGTTCTCGGCCAGAATCTTGGGAAAGGTGTCGAACCGACCGACATCACAGTAATCGGGCGGCAAAGGACGGCGACGGCTCATCATGCGACCTCCCGTTCGCCGTCGTCATCCTCACCCAGATAGGCCTTGCGGACATAAGGATTGCTCATGATCTCGTCGGGCAGGCCCTCGGCGATCTTTTGGCCAAAGTCCAGCACCATCACCCGCTCGCTGATATCCATGACCACGCCCATGTCGTGTTCGATCATGATCACCGTCATCCCCCACTCCTCATTGAGATCGACAATGAAGCGGGCCATGTCCTCTTTTTCTTCCTGGTTCATGCCCGCCATGGGTTCGTCGAGCAAGATCAGGTCGGGCTTGAGCGCAATGGCGCGCGCTAGTTCAACGCGCTTGCGTAAGCCATAGGACAAGGTCCCGGCCGTCGCCTTGCGGATCGCTCCGATCTCGAGGAAATCAATGATCTCCTCGACATCGCGGCGATGGCGCAACTCCTCGGTCTGGGCTCCGCCCAGCCAGTACAGCGCCCCGGTCAGGAAGTTGTTCTTAAGAAGGTGGTGGCGCCCGACCATGATGTTGTCGAGCACACTCATGTGACCAAACAAGGCAAGATTCTGAAAGGTTCGGCCAATGCCCACCTCGGTGCGCCGATTGGCCGGCAGCGCCGTGACATCCTGACCCTTAAAGAAAATCCGCCCCTGTGTCGGTGTATAGCGCCCCGAGATGCAGTTCATCATCGAGGTCTTGCCGGCCCCATTGGGACCGATCACGGCAAAAAGCTCGCCGCGCTTTACCGTAAAGGTAACCTTGGACAAGGCTCGCACCCCTCCAAATTGGAGAGACACGTCGCGCACGTCCAAAATGGACTCGTGC is a window of Pararhodospirillum photometricum DSM 122 DNA encoding:
- a CDS encoding branched-chain amino acid ABC transporter permease, with product MASFSYRPCGDFRTTYRDDSPLFDTRATRWAMVLFLGALYLLVGLPLMLPALADAPVLGWFADSYNLSLGIQFCYYGIAALGLNILVGYTGQISLGHAAFFGVGAFSSAWLNNTVGLPVILAIPMAGVMTAGVGLLFGAPAARIKGLYLAIATLAAQFIIEDLFVRLDWFTGGSAGSTANAVELFGIAFDNDQKYFLFALSVAIVLFVLASNLMRTRDGRAFIAVRDHYLSAEVMGINLTKYRVMSFGIAAFYAGIGGALYAHYLMYVSAEAFTILLSIQFLGMIIIGGLGSVKGAMLGTIFMVLLPEVMAGGVSLVTTTSWGNQAFLVNGLAFLREMAIGAAIILFLIFEPDGLAHRWRLIRAYWSLYPFSH
- a CDS encoding branched-chain amino acid ABC transporter permease; amino-acid sequence: MNWELLFQLLLNGLIVGTLYGVVAMCFVLIYKSTQVVNFAQGEFLLIGAWVCWSLLIHLQLPFILGFLFTLVFMMAFGILLQVVVLRPMIGEPIISVIMVTIGLSIFMRALVNWVFGQSAEAFPPIFETNVVSILGLNVQTAYLMSFGVSILIMVGFYYFFRFSRYGLAMRATAFNQQVAQSLGISVKRVFALAWAISAMVSALAGVVMGMVNGVSSALSFIGIKVFPAVILGGLDSIVGAVAGGLIIGLLENGAEFVDGQFLHWGNMLTVVPFWVLILILVIKPYGLFGTKTIERV
- a CDS encoding ABC transporter ATP-binding protein; this encodes MSEHESILDVRDVSLQFGGVRALSKVTFTVKRGELFAVIGPNGAGKTSMMNCISGRYTPTQGRIFFKGQDVTALPANRRTEVGIGRTFQNLALFGHMSVLDNIMVGRHHLLKNNFLTGALYWLGGAQTEELRHRRDVEEIIDFLEIGAIRKATAGTLSYGLRKRVELARAIALKPDLILLDEPMAGMNQEEKEDMARFIVDLNEEWGMTVIMIEHDMGVVMDISERVMVLDFGQKIAEGLPDEIMSNPYVRKAYLGEDDDGEREVA
- a CDS encoding long-chain fatty acid--CoA ligase yields the protein MMSRRRPLPPDYCDVGRFDTFPKILAENARRWPDEVALREKEFGLWTPFTWAQYDETVRLYALGLRRLGVRRGQAVALLGANRPEWVWGEIAAHALGCLSLGIYKDVLEEEAEYLLTYAEATVVFAEDEEQVDKLLGLEDRLPTVRHIVYCDPRGMRKYNDPRLISQEDLMALGRDLDRAEPGLYAREVAAGSGDEVAMLCTTSGTTSRPKMAMIQAGPFLRHCLDYLESDPKGPGDNYVSVLPLPWIMEQVYAVGQALIARTVVNFVEEEATTMADLREIGPSFVLLAPRVWESLAADVRARMMESSPFKQRMFALGMKLGTQALAENRRSWLAEFILFRALRDRLGFTFLTSAATGGAAMGPDTFRFFHAMGVPLKQLYGQTELSGAYTIHRGDDIDPETVGVAFAGSAVRIANPDSEGVGEIVGRSQGLFAGYYKMAEAEDVEDGWLHTGDAGYLKPENGHLVVIDRVKDLATTSAGVRFSPQFIENKLKFSPFIAEAVILGRDKPYLSAILCFRWSIVSKWAEQRAIAFTSYTNLAAHPEVYALLRAEVEQVNKTLPPAQQVRKFLLLYKELDPDDGELTRTRKVRRGVIAEKYAKEIDALYSGAPEVDVDTVITFQDGTRSRIQTRLKVETL